In Ferrigenium kumadai, the DNA window TCACGTTGCGCAGGAAGATCATGTCGAACTCGCCCAGCTTGGGTAAATTCTCGTTGAGGTTCACCTGCTGGAACGATACCCGGTTGCGCAGGTTGCGATCGACCAGGAAGGTACCCTCCTGCGGCCCCGTTCCCTTCAGGCAGAAACGGCTCAAGTAATGGCGCGGGATGCCTTCGATGCGCGTCATGGGGTAATGTCCGCCGCGCGCTTTTTCCAACACCCGGCTGCTGATGTCCGAGCCAATCACCTCCCAGGCATCGTCGCCCAGCACATCGGCCAGCACCATCGCGATGGTGTACGGTTCCTCGCCGGACGAACTCGCCGCGCTCCAGATGCGAAAAGGTTTCCCCGGACGGCGCAGCGCGGGCACATGCTGGCGCATGAAATCGAAGTGCTTGGGTTCACGGAAGAAATAAGTCTCGTTGGTGGTCAACAGGTCGATGGCTACCTGTAACTCGTCGCGCTTGTCCTTTTGCATCAGGATGCGGAAATAGTCGCCGTAGCTGTTCAGACCGTGTTGCTTGACGCGCTTCGCCAGCCGCCCGCTGACCAGCGGCTTCTTGGCGGGCGACATGCTGATCCCTGCGATGTCGTAGATCATCGTCTGGAACTGACGGAACTCCTGGTCGCTGAGTGCCAGCTGATTCACTGTGCTTACCTTCATTTTTTTCCTGTCCTTTGAGTCGGGTCATCCAGCAACGCCTCGCCGCCCCCATCCACATGGTCGTCTAGAGTTGCATGGACGATAGCACCGATGTTGCGACCACGCCATCCATGACTAGCCCCGGGCGCGAATTCCGCTGCCTACCGGCAACGCGGCGAGCCAGTCGATGAAGCGCCCCACATCCTTGCCTTGATAGATCGCTCCGTGTTGCGGACACAACATGTCGATCTCCAGCTTGCTGACCCGTTCGCACCAGTCCAGCTTGGCCTCGTTGGAACCCATCCAGCGGCGGTGGAAACCTTCCGCATTGCGGATATGGCGATCGAAGTTCTTCACGAACAGATCATCCTCACCCGGCGGCAACAATGCGGCGCCGATATCCCCGGAAAACAGGATCTTGGCAGCAGGGTCATACAAATGGAAGTTGCCCGACGAGTGCAGATAATGGGCCGGAACCGCCTGCAAGGTCAGGTCTCCCAGCGCCAAAGGCATGCCCTCGTCCGGAATGGAGATGAAGGTATCCGCGTTGCCGCCGAAATGTGGAACGAAGGTGTTCCACAACCAGCTCAGATAACACTGCAATTCAGGATTGAATTCGAGCCAGAGCGCCAGCGACGAAATGATGTCCGGGTCTTGGTGCGATGCAAACAAGTGGGTGACCTTGGCGGGGTCGAATTCTGCACTGAGCGCCAGAAATACGTCCGGGAATATCTCCGAACCGCCCGGATCCGTCATCAGCCCCCGATCTCCGTTCACGATCAGATATTCGTTGGTATCGATCAGGCAATCCGGCTTCGTCGGGTCGCGCGTGATGGCACCCCATTTGTGCGCCCCGGCCTCATAGATGTACTGAAAAGTCTTCATTGCCTCAACCCGCCATTTGTACTTGGATCTGTTTCAGTGTCGCCAGGATATGGCTCACCGCTTCTTCGATCTGGTTAGCCACCTGACGCAGCGTCACCACCATCGAACCACCATATACTGCTTCGATCTTGGCGCTGCGCGCCAGCGCATGGCCTGTGGCGCACAGTCTGAGTGTGCGATCCACCTGAGCACCCACGGCCAGTTGCCGGTCGCGGATCATCCGGCCCGCTTCGTGCAATTCGTTCCCCTTGCGTGACAAAAGGTCCCCAAGCAGGCTTGCTGCCTGATCACCCTGGTTCGCGCGGTTCAGCAGCCATAGTATCCGGCGCTGTTTTTGCAGCCCTGCCGTATCCCGTACCACACCCGAAAAAGTCTCCACCAGATTGAGCATTTCGCGATCCAGACTGCGGCTCAATGCGCGCAATTCGGAGGAGACCACACCGAAGCCGCGCGAGCCTTCGCCGGCGCTGTGTGCGGCCAGCATGGCATTCAGCGCCACCAGATTGACTTCGGCGGAGACCCGCAGGACTTCCTTGACGTGCTCGTTGGCGATCGCCATCCTTGTCAGCCCGTTGCTAGGGGCCGACGATGCTTCCAATTTAACTTCCACGACTTTGCCTCACTCCTCGATACAGTTCGCATCGCTGTCCGCAATTCCATTTACAGATTGCGAATCAATTTGTTTACGACTCGGGCGAATGCGAACGCCAGACCTCTTCTGATTATTATTCCCTAGAACGCGACCTCGATCCGCGCCCCTGCCACCCAGGCATCCTTCAGGGCCGGATCCATGTTGGGATTGCGGACGTATTGCACGGTCGGCTGCAAGGCAAACCAGCCATTGAGCTGTGCGCGGTAGGTGAGCTCGACGATGGTCTCCGCTGATTTAACGGCCACCGCGTTCTGCAGCCACTGTTGCAAGCGGTATTTGCCGCTGGAGTGGCTGGTGGTGACCGCGATGCCGGCAGTGTCACCGTCACGGCCGTCGAACAGCCCCAGATAGCTCAGTCCGGCGCTGCCAGACCAGTCGACCTGCCAAGCATCCTTGTTGACGAAACCCACGCGAGCAAAACCCGCCAGCCCTTGAGCCGGGTCTCCCGGCTCGGCCATCAGTGTGCGCTCCGTGAGGACGTAACCGCCCCGATCGAAGCGCTGAACCGGGTTGCCAAAGGCATCGACGTCGACGAGATCGTTGGCACGGGCGGTGTAGCGCCAAAGGCCGACGGCGGTCTTGTTGTACTGGCCTTCCGCCACTTCCGGGGTATAGCCGAACTCTGCCACCGCGAGGGTGCCATCCCCCTTGCCCAGCCTGATCTGCGTCCCATGCGGATTATTGGGATCACCGGGCACGCCGTCGGTGACGGCGGCCTGCGCATAGTAGCCATCACCGGTGTATTTCAGGCGCACGCCCAGTGCGCCCATGGGAAATACTGGCGGGCCGTTGCGCCCAGTCTGGGCCATTTCGGCCGCCATACCATAGGGCGGCTGAAGGAACAGTCCGGAAACATCGTTAACGTAGAACTCGGAGTCGATAGCGTACAGGCCGCCCAGCAGTGAGAGCCTGTTGTCGGCGAAATTCTTCTGCATCCATGCCTGGAAGAACTGGCCGGTGCTGGTGACGGCTTCAATGTTGGTGATGCCGGCGAAGCTGCCGCTGTACGCATTGATGGACCGGTTCCCGTGCTGTACGTGATACTGGACGTAAGCACTGGTACCGTTCCAGCCCGCCAGCTTGTCCAGGTCCATACTGACCGCGGCTTCGCTGTTCATCAATACCACCGCGCCTCGAGCGATACCCCCCGATGTGTTGGCCAACAGGTCGCTCTTGTGGGTGAGCTCGACGGTTACGCCCTTTTCGCACAGCCTGGAACGGCTACCGTCCCAATCGCCACTCAGAGTGGATTCGTTGAAGTTGGG includes these proteins:
- a CDS encoding CheR family methyltransferase — translated: MNQLALSDQEFRQFQTMIYDIAGISMSPAKKPLVSGRLAKRVKQHGLNSYGDYFRILMQKDKRDELQVAIDLLTTNETYFFREPKHFDFMRQHVPALRRPGKPFRIWSAASSSGEEPYTIAMVLADVLGDDAWEVIGSDISSRVLEKARGGHYPMTRIEGIPRHYLSRFCLKGTGPQEGTFLVDRNLRNRVSFQQVNLNENLPKLGEFDMIFLRNVMIYFDMETKQQVVARMLPLLRPGGYFVVSHSESLNGITDALKIVSPSIYRKPDA
- a CDS encoding MBL fold metallo-hydrolase, translating into MKTFQYIYEAGAHKWGAITRDPTKPDCLIDTNEYLIVNGDRGLMTDPGGSEIFPDVFLALSAEFDPAKVTHLFASHQDPDIISSLALWLEFNPELQCYLSWLWNTFVPHFGGNADTFISIPDEGMPLALGDLTLQAVPAHYLHSSGNFHLYDPAAKILFSGDIGAALLPPGEDDLFVKNFDRHIRNAEGFHRRWMGSNEAKLDWCERVSKLEIDMLCPQHGAIYQGKDVGRFIDWLAALPVGSGIRARG
- a CDS encoding carbohydrate porin, with translation MNRIYFSIIIAASSSLLCATANAVGDTCPNFNESTLSGDWDGSRSRLCEKGVTVELTHKSDLLANTSGGIARGAVVLMNSEAAVSMDLDKLAGWNGTSAYVQYHVQHGNRSINAYSGSFAGITNIEAVTSTGQFFQAWMQKNFADNRLSLLGGLYAIDSEFYVNDVSGLFLQPPYGMAAEMAQTGRNGPPVFPMGALGVRLKYTGDGYYAQAAVTDGVPGDPNNPHGTQIRLGKGDGTLAVAEFGYTPEVAEGQYNKTAVGLWRYTARANDLVDVDAFGNPVQRFDRGGYVLTERTLMAEPGDPAQGLAGFARVGFVNKDAWQVDWSGSAGLSYLGLFDGRDGDTAGIAVTTSHSSGKYRLQQWLQNAVAVKSAETIVELTYRAQLNGWFALQPTVQYVRNPNMDPALKDAWVAGARIEVAF